One region of Syngnathus scovelli strain Florida chromosome 15, RoL_Ssco_1.2, whole genome shotgun sequence genomic DNA includes:
- the LOC125981954 gene encoding trafficking protein particle complex subunit 14 isoform X1, translating into MALQVRPGQRWSIIVPLPPLLPPHPPVAMVQMMESQCEYFMYFPAVPITDLSEPAQYRTLPRRSHLYLGETVRFLLVLRCRDAGRATPTETGPGDGFGTETCSGRAWRELAGSLCAVASVSPGDSGRHRAGQHHHDYGSSGDEGGDDAGDDYMAAAEAAIAALGSRVDSRCRTFRDCKPLLIHNSCGSTSREFRRAPFQSPLDEPMVLEDEVIFPLTVSLDKLPVSTVKVKVMVTVWKKEAEQAEVQELGYLSVLQQREPSLTFRQDLNTFKAQVSTTLTVLPPPSVRCKLMSVSGRHLAVLKVLNKSSQEEVSVRDLRILPDLNASYLPVMPDGSVLLVDNVCHHSGEVGMASFCKVDSAACRLPSMLGALEEHDFLFQLHLNDMPLDESNEGMEVPLVAVLQWSTAKMPFTNCIYTHYRLPSVRLDRPRFVMTASCPSTVEVKEHFKVKYVLLNNLQDFLSVRLVWTPEGRGQNEDSTLSAVVCHTPLSNLGHCRKGSTLTFSVAFQILRPGLYELSQHMKLKLQFTASVSNPPPDARPLSRKNSPSSPAMRDLLDRHQASLGRSQSFSHQQPSRSHIMRTGSAMERRAITPPVGSPVGRPLYLPPQDKSLLSLDKIAKRECKVLVVDPGRRENI; encoded by the exons ATGGCGCTCCAAGTCAGGCCTGGGCAGCGCTGGAGTATCAttgttcctcttcctcctcttcttcctccgcaTCCGCCCGTCGCCATGGTGCAGATGATGGAGTCTCAGTGCGAGTACTTCATGTATTTCCCGGCGGTGCCCATCACGGACCTGTCCGAGCCGGCCCAATACCGCACCCTACCGCGCAGGAGCCATCTCTACCTGGGAGAGACGGTCCGTTTCCTGCTGGTGCTGCGCTGCAGGGACGCCGGAAGGGCGACGCCGACAGAGACAGGCCccg GGGACGGTTTCGGGACCGAAACGTGCAGCGGTCGCGCCTGGCGCGAGCTGGCGGGCTCACTGTGCGCCGTGGCCAGCGTGAGTCCGGGCGATAGCGGTCGCCATCGGGCCGGCCAGCACCACCACGACTACGGCAGCAGTGGGGACGAGGGCGGCGACGACGCCGGGGATGACTAcatggcggcggcggaggcggcCATCGCGGCGCTGGGCAGCAGAGTGGACTCGCGATGTCGGACCTTCCGGGACTGCAAGCCGCTACTCATTCACAACTCTTGCGGGTCAACCAGCCGGGAGTTCCGCAGGGCTCCGTTCCAG TCGCCTCTGGATGAGCCGATGGTTCTGGAGGACGAGGTCATCTTTCCGCTCACCGTCTCCTTGGACAAACTCCCCGTCAGCACTGTCAAAGTCAAG GTGATGGTCACAGTGTGGAAGAAGGAGGCGGAGCAAGCGGAGGTGCAGGAGTTGGGCTACCTGAGTGTGCTGCAGCAACGAGAGCCATCACTCACCTTCAGACAGGACCTGAACACCTTCAAGGCTCAAG TGAGCACCACCTTGACCGTCCTGCCGCCTCCCTCCGTGCGCTGTAAGCTGATGAGCGTTTCGGGGCGCCACCTGGCTGTGCTCAAAG TACTAAACAAGTCGTCGCAGGAGGAAGTGAGCGTGCGGGACCTTCGTATTCTGCCGGACCTCAACGCCTCCTACTTGCCCGTCATGCCCGACGGGTCTGTGCTGTTGGTGGACAACGTTTG CCACCACTCGGGCGAGGTGGGCATGGCGTCTTTCTGCAAAGTGGACAGCGCCGCTTGCCGCCTTCCCAGCATGCTCGGTGCCTTGGAGGAACACGACTTCCTGTTCCAGCTGCACCTTAACGACATGCCGCTGGACGAGTCCAATGAG GGGATGGAGGTCCCTCTGGTTGCTGTGCTGCAGTGGTCAACTGCCAAGATGCCCTTCACCAACTGCATCTACACCCACTACAG GTTGCCAAGCGTCCGCCTGGACCGGCCGCGCTTCGTGATGACGGCAAGCTGTCCCAGCACTGTCGAGGTCAAAGAGCACTTTAAAGTCAAATATGTGCTGCTCAACAACCTGCAGGACTTCCTGTCCGTGCGCCTGGTCTGGACCCCCGAGG GGCGCGGTCAGAACGAGGACTCCACGCTTTCTGCGGTGGTGTGCCACACCCCCCTCAGCAACCTCGGCCACTGTCGCAAAGGCAGCACGCTGACCTTCAGCGTAGCCTTCCAGATCCTCAGACCGGGACTTTACGAG CTGAGTCAGCACATGAAGCTCAAGCTGCAGTTCACAGCATCCGTGTCCAACCCACCACCTGACGCCAGGCCACTCTCAC gTAAGAACAGCCCATCCAGCCCGGCAATGAGAGACCTGCTAGACCGCCACCAGGCTAGTTTGGGTCGCTCCCAGTCTTTCTCCCACCAGCAGCCGTCTCGCTCGCACATCATGAG GACGGGCAGCGCCATGGAGCGGCGCGCCATCACACCCCCGGTGGGTTCTCCAGTGGGTCGGCCCCTCTACTTGCCACCGCAGGACAAAAGCCTTCTTTCGCTAGACAAGATCGCCAAGCGAGAGTGCAAAGTTCTGGTGGTGGATCCGGGACGCAGGGAGAACATCTAG
- the LOC125981954 gene encoding trafficking protein particle complex subunit 14 isoform X2: MVTVWKKEAEQAEVQELGYLSVLQQREPSLTFRQDLNTFKAQVSTTLTVLPPPSVRCKLMSVSGRHLAVLKVLNKSSQEEVSVRDLRILPDLNASYLPVMPDGSVLLVDNVCHHSGEVGMASFCKVDSAACRLPSMLGALEEHDFLFQLHLNDMPLDESNEGMEVPLVAVLQWSTAKMPFTNCIYTHYRLPSVRLDRPRFVMTASCPSTVEVKEHFKVKYVLLNNLQDFLSVRLVWTPEGRGQNEDSTLSAVVCHTPLSNLGHCRKGSTLTFSVAFQILRPGLYELSQHMKLKLQFTASVSNPPPDARPLSRKNSPSSPAMRDLLDRHQASLGRSQSFSHQQPSRSHIMRTGSAMERRAITPPVGSPVGRPLYLPPQDKSLLSLDKIAKRECKVLVVDPGRRENI; encoded by the exons ATGGTCACAGTGTGGAAGAAGGAGGCGGAGCAAGCGGAGGTGCAGGAGTTGGGCTACCTGAGTGTGCTGCAGCAACGAGAGCCATCACTCACCTTCAGACAGGACCTGAACACCTTCAAGGCTCAAG TGAGCACCACCTTGACCGTCCTGCCGCCTCCCTCCGTGCGCTGTAAGCTGATGAGCGTTTCGGGGCGCCACCTGGCTGTGCTCAAAG TACTAAACAAGTCGTCGCAGGAGGAAGTGAGCGTGCGGGACCTTCGTATTCTGCCGGACCTCAACGCCTCCTACTTGCCCGTCATGCCCGACGGGTCTGTGCTGTTGGTGGACAACGTTTG CCACCACTCGGGCGAGGTGGGCATGGCGTCTTTCTGCAAAGTGGACAGCGCCGCTTGCCGCCTTCCCAGCATGCTCGGTGCCTTGGAGGAACACGACTTCCTGTTCCAGCTGCACCTTAACGACATGCCGCTGGACGAGTCCAATGAG GGGATGGAGGTCCCTCTGGTTGCTGTGCTGCAGTGGTCAACTGCCAAGATGCCCTTCACCAACTGCATCTACACCCACTACAG GTTGCCAAGCGTCCGCCTGGACCGGCCGCGCTTCGTGATGACGGCAAGCTGTCCCAGCACTGTCGAGGTCAAAGAGCACTTTAAAGTCAAATATGTGCTGCTCAACAACCTGCAGGACTTCCTGTCCGTGCGCCTGGTCTGGACCCCCGAGG GGCGCGGTCAGAACGAGGACTCCACGCTTTCTGCGGTGGTGTGCCACACCCCCCTCAGCAACCTCGGCCACTGTCGCAAAGGCAGCACGCTGACCTTCAGCGTAGCCTTCCAGATCCTCAGACCGGGACTTTACGAG CTGAGTCAGCACATGAAGCTCAAGCTGCAGTTCACAGCATCCGTGTCCAACCCACCACCTGACGCCAGGCCACTCTCAC gTAAGAACAGCCCATCCAGCCCGGCAATGAGAGACCTGCTAGACCGCCACCAGGCTAGTTTGGGTCGCTCCCAGTCTTTCTCCCACCAGCAGCCGTCTCGCTCGCACATCATGAG GACGGGCAGCGCCATGGAGCGGCGCGCCATCACACCCCCGGTGGGTTCTCCAGTGGGTCGGCCCCTCTACTTGCCACCGCAGGACAAAAGCCTTCTTTCGCTAGACAAGATCGCCAAGCGAGAGTGCAAAGTTCTGGTGGTGGATCCGGGACGCAGGGAGAACATCTAG
- the LOC125981953 gene encoding complement component C1q receptor, producing the protein MWPLWKRFYALCTSKTAHASWLLLLYLAQAASGAAPTDAEGAELREKDALCHPRGCLAVFMQRRTFREAGRGCRVHGGTLATMHDRQTADYVHQLLAEAEPRGARLRLRLWIGLHRAPRQCSTTRPLRGFVWVTGDQEGQFTNWMREEAVGTCAAPRCVAMAMTVSTADGTRLNTDDSDNFKWLDGSCGLALDGYVCQYPSKGMCPPVEDEGHGLTFYSTPFQLTSQFLSHVPLGSVAALTCPAGTSDSATGEQTVLCIQRDDGSVGWSRDAPLCGASAAPPDQDLCSGDHGCQQHCQNTDSDYYCYCSEGYTLAEDGYNCELDQVAPTDLPELSSPDQPSEPPSVKAACVAMGCEHDCVETPRGVRCTCPPGYQMGPDGRRCSDVDECQQQPCSQACVNVPGTFHCACHAGYQADDEGECVDVDECEDEGSCEGACQNTQGSFTCACRYGYQLSEDGTCQDVDECVGASPCQQQCLNYLGSYQCYCDVGYELQVDGLNCRPIPADEEYSTLTPDPTDPAHGSDWDRDASHNAGPHFDVQWLTTASNERLNDWYPSSRRYRTERPLEAGRSDGEGLHPTAGGQEGEDESGRDKSKQDKSWLLVALLVPLCVFLVVMLALGIVYCTSCAVDKNMRVSECCRWILPRPQPENVQPEARA; encoded by the exons ATGTGGCCCCTTTGGAAGCGCTTTTACGCGCTGTGCACCTCGAAGACGGCGCACGCCagctggctgctgctgctgtaccTGGCGCAAGCCGCCTCCGGTGCCGCCCCCACCGACGCCGAGGGCGCTGAGCTGCGGGAGAAGGATGCACTGTGCCACCCGCGCGGATGCCTGGCCGTCTTCATGCAGCGGAGAACCTTCCGAGAGGCGGGACGCGGCTGCCGGGTGCATGGCGGCACCCTAGCCACGATGCACGACCGCCAGACAGCCGACTACGTCCACCAGTTGCTGGCGGAGGCCGAGCCGCGCGGCGCCCGCCTGCGTCTGCGCCTCTGGATCGGCTTACACCGCGCGCCGCGCCAGTGCTCTACCACGCGCCCACTGAGGGGATTCGTCTGGGTTACCG GTGACCAGGAAGGCCAGTTCACCAACTGGATGCGCGAGGAGGCGGTGGGCACGTGCGCGGCACCGCGCTGCGTGGCCATGGCCATGACTGTGAGCACGGCTGATGGGACCCGCCTCAACACAGACGACTCCGACAACTTCAAGTGGTTGGACGGCTCTTGTGGCCTGGCGCTGGACGGCTACGTGTGTCAGTACCCGTCCAAGGGCATGTGCCCACCAGTGGAGGATGAGGGGCACGGCCTGACCTTCTACTCGACGCCCTTTCAGCTGACCAGCCAGTTTCTGAGCCACGTGCCGTTGGGCTCGGTGGCCGCCCTCACGTGTCCGGCCGGGACCTCGGACAGCGCTACCGGCGAGCAGACGGTGCTGTGCATACAGAGAGACGACGGGTCGGTGGGCTGGTCTCGGGACGCGCCGCTGTGCGGGGCTAGCGCGGCACCGCCCGACCAGGACCTGTGCAGCGGCGATCACGGGTGCCAGCAGCACTGCCAAAACACCGACTCAGACTATTACTGCTACTGCTCGGAAGGTTACACGCTTGCCGAGGATGGCTACAACTGCGAGCTGGACCAGGTAGCCCCCACCGACCTTCCAGAGCTTTCCTCTCCAGATCAGCCCAGCGAGCCGCCAAGCGTCAAAGCAGCGTGCGTGGCCATGGGCTGCGAGCACGACTGCGTGGAGACGCCCCGAGGGGTCCGCTGCACGTGTCCCCCGGGGTACCAAATGGGCCCGGATGGACGTCGGTGCTCTGACGTGGACGAGTGTCAGCAGCAGCCGTGCTCGCAGGCGTGCGTCAACGTGCCCGGAACCTTCCACTGCGCGTGCCACGCTGGCTACCAGGCCGACGACGAGGGCGAGTGCGTGGATGTGGACGAGTGCGAGGATGAGGGCAGCTGCGAGGGCGCCTGCCAGAACACCCAGGGCTCCTTCACCTGCGCCTGCCGCTACGGTTACCAGCTATCGGAAGACGGCACATGCCAGGACGTGGATGAGTGCGTGGGGGCGTCGCCCTGCCAGCAGCAGTGTCTCAACTACTTAGGCAGCTACCAGTGTTACTGCGACGTCGGCTATGAACTACAGGTTGACGGACTCAACTGTCGGCCGATACCCGCCGATGAAGAATACTCCACTTTGACCCCGGACCCCACCGACCCGGCCCATGGATCGGACTGGGACCGTGATGCCTCACACAACGCTGGCCCACACTTTGACGTCCAGTGGCTAACGACCGCCTCCAATGAGCGCCTGAACGACTGGTACCCTTCGTCGAGGCGGTACCGGACGGAGCGTCCGCTCGAGGCGGGGCGAAGCGACGGCGAAGGACTACACCCCACAGCCGGAGGTCAAGAAGGTGAAGACGAAAGTGGCCGTGATAAGAGCAAACAAGACAAGAGCTGGCTGCTGGTGGCGCTGTTGGTACCGCTGTGCGTGTTCCTGGTGGTGATGTTGGCCCTGGGCATAGTCTACTGCACCAGCTGCGCTGTGGACAAGAACATGCGTGTGTCGGAATGCTGCCGCTGGATCCTCCCCAGGCCACAGCCCGAAAATGTTCAGCCTGAAGCGCGAGCGTGA
- the LOC125981954 gene encoding trafficking protein particle complex subunit 14 isoform X3, which produces MALQVRPGQRWSIIVPLPPLLPPHPPVAMVQMMESQCEYFMYFPAVPITDLSEPAQYRTLPRRSHLYLGETVRFLLVLRCRDAGRATPTETGPADSTGCSSSGDGFGTETCSGRAWRELAGSLCAVASVSPGDSGRHRAGQHHHDYGSSGDEGGDDAGDDYMAAAEAAIAALGSRVDSRCRTFRDCKPLLIHNSCGSTSREFRRAPFQSPLDEPMVLEDEVIFPLTVSLDKLPVSTVKVKVMVTVWKKEAEQAEVQELGYLSVLQQREPSLTFRQDLNTFKAQVSTTLTVLPPPSVRCKLMSVSGRHLAVLKVLNKSSQEEVSVRDLRILPDLNASYLPVMPDGSVLLVDNVCHHSGEVGMASFCKVDSAACRLPSMLGALEEHDFLFQLHLNDMPLDESNEGMEVPLVAVLQWSTAKMPFTNCIYTHYRLPSVRLDRPRFVMTASCPSTVEVKEHFKVKYVLLNNLQDFLSVRLVWTPEGRGQNEDSTLSAVVCHTPLSNLGHCRKGSTLTFSVAFQILRPGLYELSQHMKLKLQFTASVSNPPPDARPLSRKNSPSSPAMRDLLDRHQASLGRSQSFSHQQPSRSHIMRTGSAMERRAITPPVGSPVGRPLYLPPQDKSLLSLDKIAKRECKVLVVDPGRRENI; this is translated from the exons ATGGCGCTCCAAGTCAGGCCTGGGCAGCGCTGGAGTATCAttgttcctcttcctcctcttcttcctccgcaTCCGCCCGTCGCCATGGTGCAGATGATGGAGTCTCAGTGCGAGTACTTCATGTATTTCCCGGCGGTGCCCATCACGGACCTGTCCGAGCCGGCCCAATACCGCACCCTACCGCGCAGGAGCCATCTCTACCTGGGAGAGACGGTCCGTTTCCTGCTGGTGCTGCGCTGCAGGGACGCCGGAAGGGCGACGCCGACAGAGACAGGCCccg CTGACAGTACCGGTTGTTCTTCATCAGGGGACGGTTTCGGGACCGAAACGTGCAGCGGTCGCGCCTGGCGCGAGCTGGCGGGCTCACTGTGCGCCGTGGCCAGCGTGAGTCCGGGCGATAGCGGTCGCCATCGGGCCGGCCAGCACCACCACGACTACGGCAGCAGTGGGGACGAGGGCGGCGACGACGCCGGGGATGACTAcatggcggcggcggaggcggcCATCGCGGCGCTGGGCAGCAGAGTGGACTCGCGATGTCGGACCTTCCGGGACTGCAAGCCGCTACTCATTCACAACTCTTGCGGGTCAACCAGCCGGGAGTTCCGCAGGGCTCCGTTCCAG TCGCCTCTGGATGAGCCGATGGTTCTGGAGGACGAGGTCATCTTTCCGCTCACCGTCTCCTTGGACAAACTCCCCGTCAGCACTGTCAAAGTCAAG GTGATGGTCACAGTGTGGAAGAAGGAGGCGGAGCAAGCGGAGGTGCAGGAGTTGGGCTACCTGAGTGTGCTGCAGCAACGAGAGCCATCACTCACCTTCAGACAGGACCTGAACACCTTCAAGGCTCAAG TGAGCACCACCTTGACCGTCCTGCCGCCTCCCTCCGTGCGCTGTAAGCTGATGAGCGTTTCGGGGCGCCACCTGGCTGTGCTCAAAG TACTAAACAAGTCGTCGCAGGAGGAAGTGAGCGTGCGGGACCTTCGTATTCTGCCGGACCTCAACGCCTCCTACTTGCCCGTCATGCCCGACGGGTCTGTGCTGTTGGTGGACAACGTTTG CCACCACTCGGGCGAGGTGGGCATGGCGTCTTTCTGCAAAGTGGACAGCGCCGCTTGCCGCCTTCCCAGCATGCTCGGTGCCTTGGAGGAACACGACTTCCTGTTCCAGCTGCACCTTAACGACATGCCGCTGGACGAGTCCAATGAG GGGATGGAGGTCCCTCTGGTTGCTGTGCTGCAGTGGTCAACTGCCAAGATGCCCTTCACCAACTGCATCTACACCCACTACAG GTTGCCAAGCGTCCGCCTGGACCGGCCGCGCTTCGTGATGACGGCAAGCTGTCCCAGCACTGTCGAGGTCAAAGAGCACTTTAAAGTCAAATATGTGCTGCTCAACAACCTGCAGGACTTCCTGTCCGTGCGCCTGGTCTGGACCCCCGAGG GGCGCGGTCAGAACGAGGACTCCACGCTTTCTGCGGTGGTGTGCCACACCCCCCTCAGCAACCTCGGCCACTGTCGCAAAGGCAGCACGCTGACCTTCAGCGTAGCCTTCCAGATCCTCAGACCGGGACTTTACGAG CTGAGTCAGCACATGAAGCTCAAGCTGCAGTTCACAGCATCCGTGTCCAACCCACCACCTGACGCCAGGCCACTCTCAC gTAAGAACAGCCCATCCAGCCCGGCAATGAGAGACCTGCTAGACCGCCACCAGGCTAGTTTGGGTCGCTCCCAGTCTTTCTCCCACCAGCAGCCGTCTCGCTCGCACATCATGAG GACGGGCAGCGCCATGGAGCGGCGCGCCATCACACCCCCGGTGGGTTCTCCAGTGGGTCGGCCCCTCTACTTGCCACCGCAGGACAAAAGCCTTCTTTCGCTAGACAAGATCGCCAAGCGAGAGTGCAAAGTTCTGGTGGTGGATCCGGGACGCAGGGAGAACATCTAG